Within the Desulfatibacillum aliphaticivorans DSM 15576 genome, the region AATTCGCCCCCGGCGGAATCATGGGAATCTGGGATGCGGTCTATCGAAAATGGTTTAAAAGGAGGACTTTATCATGAATATCCTGGAGACCAAAGACCTCCTGTTTGACTATAGCGGGCATAAAGTATTGAACGGCGTGAACCTGGAAATCCGGGAAGGCGAGCGCCATGCGGTCATCGGCCCCAACGGCGCCGGCAAGACCACCCTGTTCAACGTCATCACGGGCAGCTACAAGCCGTCTGCGGGCAGCATCAAGTTTCAGGGCAGGGAAATCTCCGGCATGAAGCCTTACCAGCTTAATCGTATGGGCGTGGGCCGCTCTTTCCAGATTACCAGCACCTTCGCCAAGCAGACCGTGTTTCAGAACGCCCGCATGGGAATTCTTTCCAAGCGAAAGGTCCGGTTCAATCCTTTTTCCAAAGTCGACAAAATGCACAAGATCACCGAGGAAACCAATCTGCTGCTGGAGCAAAGCAACCTGGCGGAGTCGGCGGACATGCCCGCCGGCCTGCTTTCCTACGGGAAAAACCGGGCTTTGGAAATCTGCCTGGCCTTGTCCACGGACCCCCAACTGGTCATGCTGGACGAGCCCACCGCAGGCATTTCCAAGGACGAAACCAAGTCCCTGGTGGAATTGATCCGCAAGCTGACGGAAAACAAAACCATGGTCATCATCGAGCACGACATGGACGTGGTCTTCTCCCTGGCCGACCGCATCACGGTGCTGCATCACGGCGAGGTCCTCGCCTGCGACGCCCCCGAAGTCATCAAGAACGACCCCTTCGTCAAACAGGCCTACCTGGGAACCTTGGAGGTGTGATCATGCTGCTGGAAGTCAAGGATATCAATACCTTTTACGGAGACAGCCATGTGCTCCAGGGCGTTTCCCTGCAGGTGCATGAAGGGGAGACCGTGGCTCTTCTGGGCCGCAACGGCATGGGCAAGAGCACCACCTTAAAGTCCATCATGGGGCTTTTAAAGCCAAGAAGCGGCAGAATTGTCTTCAAAGACAAGGACATCACCAAGCTCTCGCTTTTTAAAAAGGCCCGCCAGGGCATGGGCTACGTGCCGGAAGAACGGCGCATCTTCCCCCATTTGTCCATCCAGGAAAACCTGCTTATAGGCTCCCGAAACAAGACCGGCGAAAACGCCTGGGACCTGGATCGGGTGTACCACCATTTTCCCGTGCTTGATGAACGCAAGGCCATGAGCGGCGCCTATCTTTCCGGCGGCGAGCAGCAAATGCTTTCCATAGCCCGGGCTTTGATGGGCAATCCGGACCTTTTGCTGGTGGACGAGCCCACCGAGGGCCTGGCGCCCATCATGGTCCAGAAGGTGGCCGCCATCATCAAGGAGATTTCCGACGCCGGAGTTTCCATCCTGTTGGTGGAGCATAACCTGAACGCCGCCCTGGCTCTGGCCGACCGCGTTTACCTCATGGGCAAGGCGTACATCGGCTACGAAGGCACGGCCAAGGACCTGGAGCAGAACCCGGAAATCCGCAGCGAGTTCCTGGAAGTCTAACATTTAGATGCAAGGCCCAGAGGGGAGTGTAGGGGCGCTGCTTGCCGCGCCCTTGAATTTTGTATTGTTTAAAGGATGATTCAATGCCTTTGTCTGAAAGTCTGCAAAAATACGCCAAGAAGTTGGGATATCCCAATTCCAAAACCATGGAAAAAATCCTGTCCATCCTCTTTGACACACAGGAGAAGCAGACCATCGCCTCCCTGCTTCCCGGAAGCATCGACAACCTTGCAGGCAGGGCCTGCATGCTTCCGCAAGACGTGGAAAGGGTCATCAAGGAATTGCGATTCATGGGTGCGGTATGCCGCAACCACAGGCTGTCCGGGGACGAGGAAGTCTTTGAACTCTACCCCGGCGTCATCGAGCTGCGGGACGCGGTTTTGCTGACTCCGGGCATAGATTACTCCATGGTGGAGATGTGGGACCACATCATCCGAGAGGAATTGCCGGAAACCATCCCCCTTTGGAGAAAATACAAGGTCCCGCCGGCCTTGCGCACCATTCCCATAGAAAAGACCGTGGATTCCCGGTCAACGGTTCTGGACATCGAGTCCGCTGCGGCCATCGTACAAAACGCCGAGCAAATCGTGGTCCTGCCCTGCGTGTGCCGCTCCTCCCGGCACACTCTGAACAAAAGCCCGGAATGCCCCGCGCCGGACGACGCCCACATCTGCATGCTCATCAACCGTTTCGGCGAGGAGGCCTTGGAGCGCGGGATCGGAACCGCCGTCTCCAAGGAGGAAGCCCTGGCCAAGCTCAAGCTGGCGGAAGAGGCGGGCCTGGTGCACATGACCCGCAACAACATCAAGTCCGACCTGTCCCTGTGTAATTGCTGCTCGTGCTGCTGCACCGGCCTGTTTTTGATCAATCAGATCAAGTATGAGGCTTTTGCGCCTTCCCGTTTTCGCGTGACATTGAAGGAAGAGAACTGCCTGGGCTGCGGCGTGTGCGTGGACCGGTGTCAGTTTCACGCCATCGAGTTGGACGAGGTCGCCAAAATCGACCCCGACTCCTGCTTTGGCTGCGGCAATTGCGTGCTCACATGCCCCGCCGAAGCCCTTATCCTGGAGGAAATCCGGCCCAGGGAGTTTATCCGGTCCACATAAGACGCCTGTAAACAGGAATTCACCCAAACCCGTGCGGCCAAGCAACCGCCCCGGTTTTGAGATTGCCTGCGCCCGCTCGCATCGGGGAGGGTTGATGCGGGCTTCCTTAACGCCATTAATAGAATGGCATAAAAAACAGCTTGACGTATAGTATAATTGGATTTTAATATAAATAAATTCTCATTAAAATATTAGTTTCTATCTCGCTTTGTTTTCTTCAGCACCATTGAAAAGACCGTCCAAAGCGCCCGTCCCTTAACATGAAGCGGCGTCAATCAGGGCGTTGATCAGGCGCCGGAATTCCGCTTGTTTTCTGCACCGGCAAGGCTAAACGTCAAGCCCTTGTGTGAGGAAGTCCAGACATACACCTACGGCATCTTCCACCTCTCTGTTTTTAAGGGCTTTCATTCTCCTTGTCTTTTCACTCCACGGTCCGGGGCCGCGTAAGCGATGTCCTGGGCGGATCCGCGATTTTTCTCAAAGGCGTTTTGCATGCAACCTATTTGCTGAACAATAAAGGAGATTAAACCATGAGTGAGATAAAACAGGAAAATGGGAAAGGGTATTCCGAGATTGCCGCGGGCGCCTCAGCAAGAATGCCTGAAAAAAATTCAAGTGTTCAAACGCATGATGGTTGCATTGGGGATCTTTCATCAACAGACTATCTATGGAAAGACAAATTGGATCATAGCGAAGACGCGATTGTATCTGTCCTGGCGTCTGATGGCGGTTATGTTTACTCAGGGTGCGATGGATACGTCCAGCAAGTTCATGTGGAGAGCGGCAATATTCATGCCGTCAATAACCTGCCTGATAAAGGAAACCATGAAGTCAGGCTGGCTTTGACGGACTCGTATCTGGCCGCGGGCACGAACGGCTATGTTGTATTGGTTGATCTCGCCGACTTCGGGAATGCGAGTAAAAATAAAGATATTGACTTACCGGATGACGGCGGCAGGGAAGTCGTTTCCGTCATATATGACGGCAATAAATACATTTATGCGGGCTCCAACGGCTATGTGCACCAAATCGATGCAAGCAGTAGGACGCTTATCGCCACCAACACGCTGCCTGGTATGGGAAACCATGAAGTGCAATTGGCCCTCTCTGATTCCTACCTGATTGCAGGCACAAATGGCCACGTAATATTGGTCGACCTTGCTGATTTCGATAATCCGGGTAATAATATTTACGCACCTCTGCCGGACAAGGATGATGAAGTTGTTCATGTTGTGACCGACGGCAAATACATTTATGCGGGCTCCAACGGTTACGTCAATCAAATCGATTTCAACGGCAATATTATCGACTCCAATAGGCTTCCTGACAGGGGCAACCATGAAACCCGATTGGCGCTGACGGACTCCTATTTGGTTGCAGGAATACATGGATGGGTCGTCATGGTTGACCTTGCCGACTTTGGCAACACGAAAAAAAATATTAACGTTCCATTGCATCATTGCGGAGAACATTATGTTAATGTGTTGTTCGATTCCCAAAAGAATATATTATACGCCGGGTCTAATGGATATCTTTACGCATTGTATCCTGAAACCGGCGCCGTATACTTGTCGCTCGACCTTTCCAAGCTGGGAGAGGATGAAGTCAGAATATCCGTGAGGGATGAGCAGGTTTTTTTTG harbors:
- a CDS encoding 4Fe-4S binding protein: MPLSESLQKYAKKLGYPNSKTMEKILSILFDTQEKQTIASLLPGSIDNLAGRACMLPQDVERVIKELRFMGAVCRNHRLSGDEEVFELYPGVIELRDAVLLTPGIDYSMVEMWDHIIREELPETIPLWRKYKVPPALRTIPIEKTVDSRSTVLDIESAAAIVQNAEQIVVLPCVCRSSRHTLNKSPECPAPDDAHICMLINRFGEEALERGIGTAVSKEEALAKLKLAEEAGLVHMTRNNIKSDLSLCNCCSCCCTGLFLINQIKYEAFAPSRFRVTLKEENCLGCGVCVDRCQFHAIELDEVAKIDPDSCFGCGNCVLTCPAEALILEEIRPREFIRST
- a CDS encoding ABC transporter ATP-binding protein encodes the protein MNILETKDLLFDYSGHKVLNGVNLEIREGERHAVIGPNGAGKTTLFNVITGSYKPSAGSIKFQGREISGMKPYQLNRMGVGRSFQITSTFAKQTVFQNARMGILSKRKVRFNPFSKVDKMHKITEETNLLLEQSNLAESADMPAGLLSYGKNRALEICLALSTDPQLVMLDEPTAGISKDETKSLVELIRKLTENKTMVIIEHDMDVVFSLADRITVLHHGEVLACDAPEVIKNDPFVKQAYLGTLEV
- a CDS encoding ABC transporter ATP-binding protein — translated: MLLEVKDINTFYGDSHVLQGVSLQVHEGETVALLGRNGMGKSTTLKSIMGLLKPRSGRIVFKDKDITKLSLFKKARQGMGYVPEERRIFPHLSIQENLLIGSRNKTGENAWDLDRVYHHFPVLDERKAMSGAYLSGGEQQMLSIARALMGNPDLLLVDEPTEGLAPIMVQKVAAIIKEISDAGVSILLVEHNLNAALALADRVYLMGKAYIGYEGTAKDLEQNPEIRSEFLEV